GTgtgactttatttttctacaaTTGTAGCAAATACCTCCAAGTCTCTTCACTTGAGAGTTATTGTTTTCGTTCTTCAGAGCTCTCTCTGGTTGTGCACTTCCTTCATGGCTTCTTCCTTTGTCACTATTTTTATATCCACATTTGTAAACGACTTATTGTTGCTCCgactttcacttgtgtagaATGCTTCTTCTTTACCTTGTAATGTGATCCTCTCATTTGTTTAGCCATGACTTATTGACTGGCTAGCAAATTTTtaaactctacaagtgatggttgagcAGGCCATCCTTGTATAGCAATCATGAAACTTCTATATTCTGTTCGCAATCCGTGGATAATGATCCTCTTCATTCTAGCTTTTCAAATGGTGGAGTCAGGTCTAGTTTAGTAATCTCTTTGCAGATTGACTTGACTTTGTGAAAGTACTGAGTAATCGTCATATCACATTATGAAATTGATAACAGCTCGTTCTCCAGAAGTTGTAGTCTCCTATTATTCTTCTTTAAGTACAAGATCACGaacgtgtcccatgcttctttcagtgtcttgtcatcccaagtATACTCTAACATCTCTCCTTCGATTGTGGTTTTCAAGACAAACATTGttttgcctgctttgattctccatttgcgcaaggTGCCGTTAAATCCTCCTATGACAACATTGTTTCACTCCAACCAACGGTCTCCCAAAGGTCACGTgcttgtaaataggacatcatgcatgttgcccactTATTGTAGTTGTTGCTATTGAGTTTCTTAGTTCCTCCAACGATTTAGAAATCACTCATTGTGTTGGTAAgacctcagtaataccaaagAAGCTCTTTCGACACAAAACTTGTAGAGTCAGAGactactcacgacacaaagaaactcactcactaataATTTCAAGAATCGTTTatgatgtggaagatcagacagAGTTGCAACCACAAAGCATACTAAGAGTTCCAAGAAATCAGACAGCCTACACTGACCTCACTCTGATACAAGATTGTTTAACACTGCTTTTTGTGAGAAAGACTCGCACTTTTTGTTAGCATCAATCGAGAAAAGATTACAAGACACTTTGTAGAATACTACTACACTTTGTGTTTTgtatttcttgggatgaaaacATTGATAGTGTGGAGGGGGATTTATAGCATAGACTAGAcaatttattctaaaatatctaaCCATTTATTCCTAACATAcccaaatattttttctaaaatattatgtATCTTTCctcctaaaatacctaaaatcATTTTGAGTGAAATATGTAGGTatctttattcctaaaatacctaaatcattttcctaaaatgcATAGACAATTGACTCATACGATTATTGGGTTTGACCTTATTGGGctaatgatgatattttaacaggTTGTCAATTCGATACATCCGTTCCTGAATGGACAACTCATCTAATCGACCTTGTCATCGAGTTCTTTCACCCGCTCGTCTAAGTACCGAATATTGTCGGGAACTTCCCACAGGTATtgcattttttcttctatgtCGACTAGTCGGTTGACGTAGGACTTATTCAACATGTTGGTCGTAGCCATGTCTGTTGAATCACTTTTGGAGCCAACTTGACTATGATACTAACTATCACAATTACACTTTTCTTGTCAACGGATTTGGCGATTGTGCAGCACTCACTCTCAGCATTGAGTGAGTCAAGCCAACTTAGGATCGCGTCGCTTATGGCCAGGTAAtgtatgctcaagcctctgGGCCTGTTttgaaaagaatatttttagaaaacgggggtagagagattttgaaaatgagtttgaaagcaagattgagAGAAAGATTGAAAACGATGTTATATGACTATAAGCAAAAGGAaacacaattatttaaatagcATATAGATTTTCAGGTAGGGAGAATTTAACAACTAGTCGCATCTCcaaataatacattttaagATTATTCAGGTCTGGCAGACCTATATGTGATTTCACCGAACGGTCATACAAAATCTAGGTGGGAGGAGTTGACGACCGGTCGCATCCTCCTATAATACATTATGGGGAATTTCATGTCTACCAGGCGTAAACATGATTCTGCTGAAACATCATACGCTTAGAaaagacaagaagaaaattataaaacataaaaacagtAAATGAAAgcaataaattgataaaaggCAAGGGTTTTGGCATGCAACTGGCATGCGACCAGTTCAAGACGCCTTGGACAAGTATAACTGTGACAACCAGATCATGGATACCATTAAGAGTTTACAAGTAGGTTATTTACTGAATTTTATACTTATTCCGACTTCCTCATGTCTTTCAGGTCCTTAAGAAGAAGCTAGTCGAAAATGGGAGTACATTTGGAGCAAGTGTTATACAAAGATGCATGGTGTTTTCAattgttttaatgttttaagttGTTTTGTTTAGTGGCCGAATGTATTAAAactctaaaaaaattgatttgtaaacaaaatgtatttatgttttatatattttgtctatgaaaaaaaagaaaagaaaaataccatcatattttcaagttttagTTGTGATTCAAAAATTTGGCTGTGACACTACACTAGCCCCTCTTACTCTAACCCCTtgtgaattttctttcaagagtCTTTCGCAAGGCTTGTCTTGGTCTAGTGGTCGAGTCATAGTtagaacaaatttttttagtgaatTTGATCTCTATATTTACTTCAATAGGTATTTACTTAACcattgtatttaaaatttaNaaaaaaaaaaaaaaaaaaaaaaaaaaaaaaaaaaaaaaaaaaaaaaaaaaaaaaaaaaaaaaaaaaaaaaaaaaaaaaaacaactttgtTCTTGTATGCGTGTTTATGTAAGAAAGTTTGATAATGACCTCTCGTTTAGGCGGAAATTTAGTAGTGTTAcagtattattaaaataattttgagaattacattttcaaataagtttttaaattaataatattattttataagcaAAGTCAAGTGTGCATTTGTGTTATTTCTTGAGTTTATTCAGGAATTTTATTGTCTAATTTAATTGTGTATTGTGCCTTTTAATNaaaaaaaaaaaaaaaaaaaaaaaagccttcGGTATAAAagctttatttttcaaatgtgATTTTTTGCtctagaaaaaataaaaaattagttgtCAAAGTAgagtgttttcttttttaatggcTCACGATTTGAACGCTTAACTTTAAAACCATTATCAAGTTTtcctaattttgtataatgccttttaaaaaaatatagattttgtttctatttgaTTGGTTTGAAAAATCAATTGGTTGGTGGATCCAAGACTGTGTAGTTATCTCGTGAAAGTCTTATGTCACCCACATGCTCTCTGTCTCCCTTACAAAGTCATgtatttgataatattttccAAGATCCCCAAGTTTTAAATGCCTCACAGCTGTTCCTAAAAAGACATATAAAATGGGTGTGTTGGTTTCCAAACCAGGAGCTCGGTATTGATTTGGTTTGAAGAATGGCAACCTGTTTGATGCAACAAAAGGGAAGTGGAGAGGAAGCAAATGGGGGGAAGAAAATTGTAATAACCGGAGTGAGCCAAGGATTGGGACGAGCATTGGCGTTTGAGTTGGCAAAACGAGGCCACACTATAATCGGTTGTTCCCGCACCCAAGACAAGTTAGATTCCCTTCACCAACAACTCTCCAATTCTTCCTCACTCAATCATTTACTCCTCAATGTTGATGTGGTATGTCATTACCCCATCTCTTTGTTTATCCATACATAtgctttcatttcttcattaaaACACCTGAGATTCTGGGTTTTAGAGGTCAGATGAGAGCGTTGAAACCATGGTTCGTACTGTAATCCACAAATTTGGCGTTCCAGACATAATTGGTATATGCATATTACaactatttttcttctctcttctatATTTCCATTTAAGTGCAACCCATGAGAATTGaggctctttttctttttttgtacaATAGTAAACAATGCAGCTACAATCAATAAGGAGAATGCCAAGATTGGCGACATTAGTAGAGAAGAGTTTGATGATATCATTGACACAAATGTGAAGGGGACCGCTAATGTATTGCGTCACTNATACAAAATCTAGGTGGGAGGAGTTGACGACCGGTCGCATCCTCCTATAATACATTATGGGGAATTTCATGTCTACCAGGCGTAAACATGATTCTGCTGAAACATCATACGCTTAGAaaagacaagaagaaaattataaaacataaaaacagtAAATGAAAgcaataaattgataaaaggCAAGGGTTTTGGCATGCAACTGGCATGCGACCAGTTCAAGACGCCTTGGACAAGTATAACTGTGACAACCAGATCATGGATACCATTAAGAGTTTACAAGTAGGTTATTTACTGAATTTTATACTTATTCCGACTTCCTCATGTCTTTCAGGTCCTTAAGAAGAAGCTAGTCGAAAATGGGAGTACATTTGGAGCAAGTGTTATACAAAGATGCATGGTGTTTTCAattgttttaatgttttaagttGTTTTGTTTAGTGGCCGAATGTATTAAAactctaaaaaaattgatttgtaaacaaaatgtatttatgttttatatattttgtctatgaaaaaaaagaaaagaaaaataccatcatattttcaagttttagTTGTGATTCAAAAATTTGGCTGTGACACTACACTAGCCCCTCTTACTCTAACCCCTtgtgaattttctttcaagagtCTTTCGCAAGGCTTGTCTTGGTCTAGTGGTCGAGTCATAGTtagaacaaatttttttagtgaatTTGATCTCTATATTTACTTCAATAGGTATTTACTTAACcattgtatttaaaatttaataataataaatttaaggaTGATCCAAACTTCCATGGTTGGTCTAATGTGATTATTCCCTTTAGAGAATTCCTTTGTTTCATAAGTGGAAAACGTGATGACCTTATTTGATTATAGTTAACTAGGTTGGACTCATTCTtgtatttgaaatttggtaTCTAATGGTTATTTAAGGCCGTTACAATCGATGCTAACTGCATTNNNNNNNNNNNNNNNNNNNNNNNNNNNNNNNNNNNNNNNNNNNNNNNNNNNNNNNNNNNNNNNNNNNNNNNNNNNNNNNNNNNNNNNNNNNNNNNNNNNNNNNNNNNNNNNNNNNNNNNNNNNNNNNNNNNNNNNNNNNNNNNNNNNNNNNNNNNNNNNNNNNNNNNNNNNNNNNNNNNNNNNNNNNNNNNNNNNNNNNNNNNNNNNNNNNNNNNNNNNNNNNNNNNNNNNNNNNNNNNNNNNNNNNNNNNNNNNNNNNNNNNNNNNNNNNNNNNNNNNNNNNNNNNNNNNNNNNNNNNNNNNNNNNNNNNNNNNNNNNNNNNNNNNNNNNNNNNNNNNNNNNNNNNNNNNNNNNNNNNNNNNNNNNNNNNNNNNNNNNNNNNNNNNNNNNNNNNNNNNNNNNNNNNNNNNNNNNNNNNNNNNNNNNNNNNNNNNNNNNNNNNNNNNNNNNNNNNNNNNNNNNNNNNNNNNNNNNNNNNNNNNNNNNNNNNNNNNNNNNNNaaaaaaaaaaaaaaaaaaaaaagccttcGGTATAAAagctttatttttcaaatgtgATTTTTTGCtctagaaaaaataaaaaattagttgtCAAAGTAgagtgttttcttttttaatggcTCACGATTTGAACGCTTAACTTTAAAACCATTATCAAGTTTtcctaattttgtataatgccttttaaaaaaatatagattttgtttctatttgaTTGGTTTGAAAAATCAATTGGTTGGTGGATCCAAGACTGTGTAGTTATCTCGTGAAAGTCTTATGTCACCCACATGCTCTCTGTCTCCCTTACAAAGTCATgtatttgataatattttccAAGATCCCCAAGTTTTAAATGCCTCACAGCTGTTCCTAAAAAGACATATAAAATGGGTGTGTTGGTTTCCAAACCAGGAGCTCGGTATTGATTTGGTTTGAAGAATGGCAACCTGTTTGATGCAACAAAAGGGAAGTGGAGAGGAAGCAAATGGGGGGAAGAAAATTGTAATAACCGGAGTGAGCCAAGGATTGGGACGAGCATTGGCGTTTGAGTTGGCAAAACGAGGCCACACTATAATCGGTTGTTCCCGCACCCAAGACAAGTTAGATTCCCTTCACCAACAACTCTCCAATTCTTCCTCACTCAATCATTTACTCCTCAATGTTGATGTGGTATGTCATTACCCCATCTCTTTGTTTATCCATACATAtgctttcatttcttcattaaaACACCTGAGATTCTGGGTTTTAGAGGTCAGATGAGAGCGTTGAAACCATGGTTCGTACTGTAATCCACAAATTTGGCGTTCCAGACATAATTGGTATATGCATATTACaactatttttcttctctcttctatATTTCCATTTAAGTGCAACCCATGAGAATTGaggctctttttctttttttgtacaATAGTAAACAATGCAGCTACAATCAATAAGGAGAATGCCAAGATTGGCGACATTAGTAGAGAAGAGTTTGATGATATCATTGACACAAATGTGAAGGGGACCGCTAATGTATTGCGTCACTTTATTCCTCTTATGATTCCTAGAAACCAAGGGATCATTGTGAATATAAGTTCTCTATTTGGAAGGATGGGAGCTCCGCTGGTATGCATATACTATTTTGCCCATGTGTTTAGTTTAGTATTCAGTGAGTTGAgtatgtttttgtgttttggtTTTTAAGGTTTCACCATATTGTAGTTCAAAGTGGGCGGTTGAGGGCTTAAGCAAATCGGTAGCAAAGGAGTTACCAAATGGAATGACAGTTGTGGCATTGGATCCTGGCCTTATATACACTGAAATGCTTTTGTGTAGCCTGGGCAAGGTCGCTTCTAACTACCAATCTCCCCAGGAATGGTATGGTTTTGGtaataaaaatgaacaaaattataCGTATTTAGGTCATGTTTTTATTCAGTTTCATCTTTTGTAAATTGTGTTAGGGCTTCCAAGGCGGCTTCAAtgattctaaattttacaaatgCTGATAATGGTGCATCTCTCACGGTTGAAGACCCAGGCACTCTGCCAAcctaataatttctcataCCCTTTTTAGTCATTGTCCTTTGGAAAAGAATCTCAGAGTAATGTATTTGACACAACATGCAATTTCATTACCTTAGCttcttttgtattattattgaaCCTTTCCATCGTTATTTCCTTCCAAATGCTTAtatatttctacttttctgTGTCTGGTAATAAgagcttttatttttttttaaatcttttattcaaaaaaattaacatctTATACAAGCTAGAATCAAAGATCTAGGAGCAAGAGTTATTCCACCATCGAatttgatcaaggcttgattgaatgactcaaATACAATGTCCAAAGCAAGAGTCACTCCACACTCGAatttgatcaaggcttgattgaatgactcaaCTAGTCCCACATAAATGGCATGAAACTTATGAAACAACCAAAATGATACTAACCGTGAAATTCtcaatttgaaaactaaatttcattatcttaaaatactcaCTAAAGAAGTTAGTGGCTATGATCTACTCTGGTTACCCTTTAAAACTCCACAGAAAAAAAGTTATGGACAAGTTGACAAGTAATTTTCAACCCTTTTTCCACCGtatgaaataatgaaattaaattaataaataaagttttttaagaaataatgaaattaaaataataaataaagatttcTAACAAATTATCAATCAAGTGCAGCTTATAGAAACTTCATCCGTTACTTGAACGGTGCACATATTCACTTTAAAGCTCCAAATGGTCCTTCCACAATCGAATCAACTTGTAATACATGAAATAATGGTTGAACCGAACCTATCAAATTTTATAGGTGAAGAATGAATGCGTGTTGAATCTTTCTCggccttggatcgtgtaataagtccacttaaaatatttggaacatTTTGATCCTTATCAANaaaaaaaaaaaaaaaaaaaaaaaaaaaaaaaaaaaaaactaaagttAGTAAtattgaaagtaga
The window above is part of the Cucurbita pepo subsp. pepo cultivar mu-cu-16 unplaced genomic scaffold, ASM280686v2 Cp4.1_scaffold000173, whole genome shotgun sequence genome. Proteins encoded here:
- the LOC111784209 gene encoding NADPH-dependent pterin aldehyde reductase-like, translated to MATCLMQQKGSGEEANGGKKIVITGVSQGLGRALAFELAKRGHTIIGCSRTQDKLDSLHQQLSNSSSLNHLLLNVDVRSDESVETMVRTVIHKFGVPDIIVNNAATINKENAKIGDISREEFDDIIDTNVKGTANVLRHXYKI
- the LOC111784214 gene encoding NADPH-dependent pterin aldehyde reductase-like, which translates into the protein MATCLMQQKGSGEEANGGKKIVITGVSQGLGRALAFELAKRGHTIIGCSRTQDKLDSLHQQLSNSSSLNHLLLNVDVRSDESVETMVRTVIHKFGVPDIIVNNAATINKENAKIGDISREEFDDIIDTNVKGTANVLRHFIPLMIPRNQGIIVNISSLFGRMGAPLVSPYCSSKWAVEGLSKSVAKELPNGMTVVALDPGLIYTEMLLCSLGKVASNYQSPQEWASKAASMILNFTNADNGASLTVEDPGTLPT